GTGCATGTTCTGGGACTAAGCCAGTACAACCTCTTGGACGTTGTGCTGATAGGGAGATACTAAATGCTGTGTGTGGCACAAACAGCACACCTGGATCAGTGGTGGTGCAATGTGCAGGTCACACGGATAAAACCATATGTGGGTGGGCTTGGGAGATGGCGGTGGGGGAGACAAAGTGGAGGGTTAGGAGAGATAGCTAGAGGTCCTAAGCCGCTCAATGCCATTGATGTGCCTGAATACACACTTGTGTTCCCATCCTCCCAACCTTCCTCTCCTTACACAGCACATGCTGGGCTGCTGTGGAATGAACCTTGGCATCCCCGGGACCACCTGTCAGCACTGCAGGACCCTGAAACTGACAGGGACCTCAGGGCATCTCCCTCCCTGCAGATCTGTCTTAGCTGGTTATGaggcagtatttattttttgttgagacagagtttcactcttgttgcccaggctggagtgcagtggcgcgatcttggctcactgcaacctccacctcccaggttcaagtgattctcctgcctcagcctcccaagtagctggaattacaggcatgtgccacagtgcctggctaattttgtatttttagtagagatggggtttctccatgttagtcaggctggtcttgaactcccgacctcaggtgatctgcctgcctcagcctcccaaagtgctgggattacaggtgtgagccaccacgcccggcctgcagcagtattttttaaagagaggggAAATAATGGGATAATGTCTTAAATGAGGCAAATTATCATAGACAAACCATCTTCCGATGTCGGTTGCTGCTGAGACGAAAGACGTAAATGCCCGGGTGCTGGAACTGCTGCaggaagaggctgaggctgtgTTCATAGAGCTGGGACTCCTCAGCCAGGGCCCGGAAGCGCCCCCAGTCAAATTGCTCCAGTGTGTTATAGAAGTGACcactggggagagagaaaggagggaataCGTTGCCTTTGGGAGTGGCGGCTGATGCCGGGGCATTTCCTCTCTAGGGCCTCCGTGATGATGGGGCTGTGGTCTCTGGACACTCACAGGTCATACTCTGGGTAATGCTCATGAGTCACCAGGAAGGCCAGGGTATCATTGGCTCGGAGGCAGACTGTGGGGTTTCGGATGCCTGGCTCTGCAGGCAGCAGATCCTCAAGATGTGTGGAGTTGAGGCTCAATGACCAAGAAGAGGCCAGATGTCCTTCCCTAGACTTTCCTAGGTAAGATTCAGAGAATGAGGGAGAGCCACCACTCTTTAGATGGGTTAGTGCTGGGACctgggaagggtaggggagggataggaGGGGCAACAGGTGAGCTGCGATGCCCACCTGGATCCTGGTCTGGACGCCTGGGATCCCCGAGGGGAAGGCCTAGGGAGTGTAGTAGCTCACCACCTGGTCTGGTCAGGCCCAGGAAGCCAAGCCCTAGAACAAGGCAGGGATCCCTCTGACCCTGCAGGGACCGGGATAAGAGTTTTCCCAAGAGCATGTACACAATCAGCAGCTGTTCAGCCTGTTTTGCACATGTTAGCTTCAACTTTCTGAAAAATTGAGAGGGGTCAGAATTTGCATGTACTTCTTGGGAAGCCCTCCCTGGGGTAGTGGTTGCCCCATCAAACCCCAGCTTCTGGTCACACGCCCTGGTAAAGACAGACACACGCCCTGTTAAGGACAAGGGTTGCATGTGTGTGGTCCCGAGCTGCAGGCCTCCCTGTGGCCTCCATCTGTCCAGCTCTCTTACCATCCATCTTGACCACATAGAGGGGGACAGACTTCTGCCCTAGGTCCAAGTTGCAGGGATGGCCCACAGCACGTGGTGGGGAAGGCCGGTCCAGAAGGTAAAAATCCTGGAAACAAAAAGAGCCAGTGTCAGATCTTCCCTCAAGAGACAGAGTCACACACTTGCCCAGTAGGAAGGGAAGGTGAAAACAGCCCCTCCCATGAGCTGTGTCTGACTGTCCTGAAAGGACACAgcggaggtgggggtgggaataGTTCCAAGAACTCCGCGGAACAGGGGCAGCCTGGAGTCATGACCTCTTGGACAGTGTCCCTCCTCTTTCAAGAAACAATGACCTCTTCTTCAAGGAGTTTTGTAGGATGAAATGAAATCAACAAAGGGGCCTTGCTCTGGTTCTGAGCCTCTGATGTTGGAGAGGTTGTGCCAGTGATGTGGGCCAGGAAGCAGCAGCCCCTGGGCCCTGCACACAGGCACATCCTGCATGTTCCCTCTTTGGAGACAGAAGTCACAGTCCCGGGCTCTTCATGAGGTTGGACCTCAGAGTACTGTACCTGGCTCCCCATGCCTTCAATGACAGAAATCTGTGGGATGCCATCAGTGCAGCTGAGCTGCAAgatgtgtctctgtctctctgggcaTAGAGGGCTGCACATTCCGCTTGACTGTTGTCTCCAGCACAGGCAGAGCCCCAGGCTTGGGTCATGTCCATGGGCATCTCCTggtgtggcacacacctgcacaaAGACTCACACTTCTTGGAGACACCTCCCTGGGGAaggtcttcctcattctctccagCTGCTTTTACGAACTGCCTGAGAGTGCAAAGTACTGACCTCTGTATTTCCAGAGAGGAGACAATGGAATGATCCCAGTGGCGGGAAGGGTGGGCATTTGAATGGGAGGGTGAAGGGGCAAGAGGCCAAGGGCATAATAGATGGGCATTCTCCTACCTCATGGGCACAGTGGTCAGTCCACTGAGCCTTGGTCAAACATAGTCCCTCCTGGTTCCAGGTGGCTCCGTCCTTGCAGCTCCTGTGTTCCCACTGGACACAGCCCACTGGCTCTCCAACGTCTCGGTGGCCAGGGAGGCAGGAGCACTGACTGTCACTGGGCTGGGGGTGACGGGGGGAGGGAGGAGTGCTGGTTCATGTTGGTTGGTTAATACTTGGTTGTGGTGAACCCTGCACAGGTTTTTGGCTGTGACCCTTTTGGAAATGGGCCAGAAGacaagggcaggggaggggaaatGAGCAATAAACAGGGCAGGGGAGGAGTCAGGGGAAGGAGACCAGCCTGTTCAGGTAAGGGTGTGGCCGGCGTTACCatttcaataaaaaaagagactTGAGACATTCAGCAAAGGAAGAATTCGCACACACATTTGTTGGCTTACAGAGAACGTTCAAGTTGGAGGGGCTTGGGCCAGGATGTGTTTTGGAAGTGAT
The genomic region above belongs to Papio anubis isolate 15944 chromosome 12, Panubis1.0, whole genome shotgun sequence and contains:
- the LOC103875553 gene encoding uncharacterized protein LOC103875553 yields the protein MWSRWMVRELDRWRPQGGLQLGTTHMQPLSLTGRVSVFTRACDQKLGFDGATTTPGRASQEVHANSDPSQFFRKLKLTCAKQAEQLLIVYMLLGKLLSRSLQGQRDPCLVLGLGFLGLTRPGGELLHSLGLPLGDPRRPDQDPGKSREGHLASSWSLSLNSTHLEDLLPAEPGIRNPTVCLRANDTLAFLVTHEHYPEYDLGHFYNTLEQFDWGRFRALAEESQLYEHSLSLFLQQFQHPGIYVFRLSSNRHRKMVCL